In Ictalurus punctatus breed USDA103 chromosome 3, Coco_2.0, whole genome shotgun sequence, the following are encoded in one genomic region:
- the LOC128632750 gene encoding uncharacterized protein LOC128632750: protein MVRLELEDVEKQIRGLLDKQAQLLEQQTALETSCASAHISKVSTQRGISTPSPSTPCVSLCRDRAPRTFPAVVSVTPAPTHLGPWVNQRRKARAGPSPPPVFEIPTRNRFAPLRQTRPNTVIVGDSIVRNVRVASSKGKVRTHCFSGACVLDVAAQVSGILKKDERIGAVVLHAGTNDTRLRQTEVLKRDFSSLIETVRGRSPTAKIIVSGPLPTYRRGAEKLFRPDGLHPSSLGAELLSDNISKALHSK, encoded by the exons atggtgcggctggaactggaggatgtggagaagcagatccgcggcctactcgacaagcaggcccagctgctggagcaacaaactgcgctggaaacatcttgtgcctctgctcacatatccaaggtaagcacacagcgtggtatttccactcccagcccctctacgccgtgtgtttctctgtgcagggaccgtgcacctaggactttcccagccgtggtctccgtcacgccagcgccaacacacctcgggccttgggtgaaccagcggcgaaaggcgcgggctggaccttctccacctccggtgttcgagattccaaccaggaaccgcttcgcccctctccgccagaccagacccaacactgtgatcgtcggggactccattgtgcggaacgtccgtgtagcctcatctaaaggtaaggtgcgcacacactgtttttctggtgcttgtgtccttgatgtcgctgcgcaggtatccgggatcctgaagaaggacgagcgcattggagcggttgtgctgcacgcggggacgaacgacaccaggctgcggcagacggaggttctgaagagggacttctccagcctgatcgagacggtacgaggcagatcacctaccgcgaagatcatcgtctctggacctcttcccacatacagacgtggagcagaaaa gttgtttcgtcctgatggcctgcaccccagcagccttggagcggaactgctttcagacaacatttccaaggcgctacactccaagtga